The genomic interval TTCCGATTCCGGTTTCCTGGGCGGTCCTTCAGCCGCGGCATTAGTGGCTGTCTGCCGGAGGTTGCCGGCTGGCTGAAACCTGAAGATGTCCCGCTCAACGGTAGCCGGCAACTCCTGATTCGCCTTGAGAATTTTTTCCAGGGGGGGGATGTTGAGCTTTTCACTGAGTATCCGGCTGATCTCGCTCATCGGGGAACCGTTCTCCTCCCGCCCGGCACTGGAAGTATTTTGCACCTTCGTTCCCTGAAGCCGCATTCGCCAGGCGGAAATCCTGTTTTTGATCCTGCCGTTCAATATCAGGACCACGAGCAAGACAGCTCCAAGGACAGCGACCTTGATTCCCTGTGATTTTGAAATTCCTGTTTCCATGATGATCCTGTGGCTCTCCTTTATGAAGGTGGCATGGTAATAAGATCGAACTGGACTTCTTCCAGGTACTGGCTATCGCCAGGCTGGGCTTCGCCAGCCCGCATTTCACCCGGACAGCCTTCGGCCTGCTGAGCCTCCATCGCCAGCGCTTCAGCAGGCTGGGGGGCGGCGGGCCGGGCTTCGATTTTCAGGGAACTGGTTCTGATGCCGGGAACGGACTTTTCAAACATGGCCAGAAATCGATAGAAGGAAAGAAAATCGCCGCTGAGCCTGACCAGGAGTGCGCCCTGCTGGTATTGGTCGGTTTCCGATTTCGTCTGGGGATGCACCAGAATGACCGTGAGCCCGGCTTCCTCAGCCATTCTGCTCAGGCTTTGCATCAGGTCCCAGAGGGGATCGGCCTGAAAATAGCGGACCCTTAAGGCATCGATCTCCTGACTGAGTCTGGCTTTTTCCTCATTGAGCAGGTTCAGCTTCGATTTCAGGGCTTCTGCGGAAAGGTCGCTCACCGAAATGGTTCTGATTTCGGAGCGCAGGGCTTTGAGCCTTCTATTAACCGGCCTCTGAAACAGGAGAACATAGCCGATAATAATCACCGTCCCTGCGGCCGCAAAGACAATATCTATCTGGTGCTGGTTCAGTCGCATACAAGGCCTTCCGAGTAGTTACCTCAGTCTCATGTTTGCTCTATCTCACGATAGGTTAATGCTATTTCAAAGCCGACGAGGGAGCGGTCCTTCTCATCCATATCCGATTTAATCAGCCTGATCTGCTGAAAGGATTTATTCTGTTGAAGGTGGAGGAGGAAATTGCTCAGGCTCTGGTAGGAGCGGCTTATGCCCGATAATTTCAGGATATAGTAATTATGGGTTACTCCACCACCCCCGGTGCTTTCTCTATCGATGGCCTTTCCTCTCTCGACCCAGAGCCCGACAAGTCTGGTTTTCGGGTCCATAGCCTCGGCCAGACTCAGCAGAACCGGAGTCAGGCGCTGGTTATGCACCATACCCAGCAGCGATTCCCTTTTCTGCGCGAGATCCCTGACGTTCTCATAGGCCAGGACCAGTCTGCTCTCTCCCTCTTTTATTTCACGGCTGCTGCGGCGAAGCATGTTTGCCCGGCTTTCCAGCCTCCTGAGATAGCCATAAAAAAAGATGCCCAGAAGGCAAAAGCAGATGACCTGGCAGGTGATAAGAATTGACCATTTCCTGATTCTCAGCCGGTTCATCCGCTCTTCGAGGATTTCGGGTGGAATCAGGTTGATTTGGTGAATATCTGCCATCTTAAGCTCCTCCAGGGCATGCCGCCGGCCGGCCGGGCAGACGATTTTTCATGCCGCGCAGGGTGAGCCCCAGCGCAACTTCAAAAAATGCGGGTACTTCAGCTAATTCATTCAGGATCGATACCCCCGGCCAGGTCGAAACCTGAATTCCGGTTCTCTGCTGAACGAAGCGGTCCAGAAATCGGATCCTTGCTCCCTCACCGAGCAGAAGCGCCCGGTCAATCACCCGCTGCTGGACCAGGGAAACACAATAGGAGAGAACTTTCTGGATTTCCTGGCACAGGTCTTCGAGAATCGGGCTGAGTACCTCGGAGATTACCTGGCGAAGCTCCCGGTCATCGAGAAGAAAGGATGCGGCTTTCTCCTGGCTGAAATCCTGCGGATTTCCAGGATCCACTCCATACTGCTGGAGAATTCTGTCAACCTTTTTTCCTGACAGTCCCAGTGCCTTTCCCACCTTTTCCCGAATGGTATTTACTCCCCAGGCCACCTCCCGTACCACCAGGATCTGCTCATCCACGATAACCATGAGCATGGTAAGATTTTCTTCCATCGAGAAGATAAACTGATCTTTCAGGGGTTCTCCCTGCCGGGCCCATTGGATTGTCCGAAACAGTGAGCAGTAGCGAGGCTCGATGACTGAAGCATCGAGGCCCGCCTGTTTGAAAAGATCGAGGCAATTTACGATATCTTCTCTTTTGCTGGCTATCAGGAGGGCGGCTTTTGATGACCTTTGGTCCGATAAGGGAAGATTGAGGTAGTCTATTACGCCCTTCTCAAGGGGAAAGGAAAGGTAGTTATGGGCCTCCCGAAGGATGGCCTGCTCTATTCCTTCTCCTTCCTTGAGCGAAAATCGAATCGGGATCGTAGTAACCATATGACCCGGCAAGGCAGCCATAACATGGTTTCCCTTCAGTTTTCTCCCGGATAAAACCTTTCGCAGGGCATCGAGAAGCCCCATCCCTTCCTTTCCTTTCCCCTTGACTTCAGCCTGAGCCGCCTCATGGATCGAGAGAAGTTCTCCCTGACATTTCAGTTGCAGGAGCCGTACCCTGTCCGGGAGCATATCGAGGCCGATGGCTGAAAAAACCGTTCTTGTGATCATCAGGGCCTCCTTGAATCCAGATAGTAGACGGTCAATTTGGGGCGAAGGGTGGGATTGTCTGAATAACTGCTGCTGCGGAATGTATATTCATTATTTCCTTCCCGGATGTCCGTCTCCAAAATAAAGCCATAATTTTGGGCCGGATACTTCATCCAGTAGCGGGTCAGGCCGGTAGTCCGCCACTTTTGCCAGCCAAGAGCGGTAAAGATTTTACTGTCTTCATAGCCAGGATCAAAGGCACCTCCAGGGGTTGACCATACAAGGTGTGTATTTTTATTTCGCTCCTTCCAGGTTGTTTCATGGGGCACCCAATCCTGGGTAACCCGGTGAATGCGATAGACATCGGGGATAAAACCACCATCCGGCGGGTCATACAGATACATTGAGAAGAAGCTGGATACAATACGGGCATCCGGAGGTATTGAGCGCTTGCTGAAATTAAATCGAACCAGTGTCCGACATCTTTTTCCCCCCGCTGCCTCGCTGTCCAGGAGAAGTTCAGCTTTGTCGTCATATACACTATCCGGGCTCCCCTCTTTAAGGTAAGTATCGGCCTCTTGGGTATCGCTGGTATATGGCGGCTGGATCGTCAGCCAGTAAACAGTTCTTTGGGCAGATGACCTGGTCTCGCTGATTGCGGCCTGGCTGGTGACAAGTATCTTCTGATGAGGAGCATCCTCGCTCAGGGAAACCGTGTAAGTGCCACCACCCAATGGGATGTTCGTCATTTGCGTTCTCCAGTCCGGATCTTTCTGTAATTGCCACAATCCGTGGGCAAGACCTGCTTGGGCAAGATACAACGACTTCAGCTTTTGGGTCCGGTTAAAGGCAATTGTCGTCTGCACGCCCCGGACCTGGGCCAGAAAAAAACAAATAAGCTCCAGAATAAGCACCGTAACCATGACCATGACCAGGGCAAAGCCGGACTTGTTTCTTACAAGATAACTTTTTTTCTTTTTCAATGGGTAATGCCCTTTAAATAGACCATGGTCCTGAGCCGGACATCCTCTCCATCGGGAGTGGATACACCCAGAACCAGACTGAAACCAGACCTGCCGCTGCCTGATTCCGTTCGGCTGACCTCAAAAGCGGTTACCCGCTCAAGAAGAACCACGGGCTGCCCGCCCCCTCCATATCTTTCCACCAGGCTGCTATTGGGATCAAGGTAATAAACCCAGTACTCGACGGGGTCCTCGTTTATCTGGCCATCTTCATCATCATCCCGGTAATCTCCCTCATCAATCGACCCATCACCGTCATCGTCCTTGCCGGCTATGCCTGGATAGCCGTCATCGTTGATATCTGAAGGGGGATCCTCATCGATAAAGCCATCTCCATTATTGTCCACTCCATCCATACAATCCTCATTCACCTGCCACCACCAGAAAAAGTAAAACCCGTCCTCATCATCGTCATTGGCAGTGCTCTCGTCAACGCTGCCGTCGGCATCGTCATCAACGCCCAAAATCCCCGCTGCCCCGTCGGCAGTGATATCCGCACCCTGATCCTCGTCGACCAGCCCATCTCCATCAGTGTCAATCATGGCCGAGAAAGCCAATACCTCCGGAGGATGGTTGGGGTCCGCACCCCGGAAAGGAAGCAGGAGCCGGTTTGAGGCTCTGGCCCGGCTTGTGATGTGATCCAGAGCCCAGCATGCACTGTGTATCGCTTCACTCTGGTGCCGGCTGTAATCCCATGCCTCCAGGGCTGTCATCAGAACGCGGGAAGTTACTCCGGCCAGAATCGAGATAATGCTCATGGCCATGAGCAATTCCAGCAAGGTCAACCCTGAGTTATCCTTTCCCCTGTGCATGGTCCTTAGTATCCAGCCCCTAGAGCATCCTGAACCGCAAGGTCTCCAGCCTTACGTCTCCAACCTGGAGGGAGATATACTTCAAATCCGGATCCGGATTGGAGTCCCCGTCTCCATCGTGGAGAGAGACCGTCACCTGCCAGGTAATACTCACTCCCAGAATCTGGGTACCACTGGCACTGGCCATGAGATCGAAGTCCTGGGCCAGAATCTCCTCCATCTTGGCCTGAGCAAGGCAGCAATTCTGAGCTGCCGACTTGCCATCGAAACCGATTTTCAGGCTCCCGGAAAGGTTCTGGGCTATGGGGACCATAGCCAGAGACACAATGGCCATGGCCAGAACCACCTCCAGGAGTGAAAAACCCTGTTCCCGACAGGGACATTGGCTGCTCATATACTCATAATGCCTGGCTATTCAAAAGTTAACCTGCCAATCTGGCTGACGGTAATGGCATGGGAGGAACCGGCTCCGGCCAGGGTGATTCGTCCCTGGCTGTTTGGCTCTCCCAGAGAGTTAAACTCTACCCAATGGTTTCCACCAAAGTCAGCCTCTGTCAGCCGCATATCGCCCGAAGGCTCTCCCTGATCTACCGCGATCAGGTAGAATTTTTTCGTTACCGGGTTTCTGAGCACGTTATTCGGATCAAGAATGGGCTGCCCGTAAGCATCATAACCAATGTTCCGGTAGCAGGTAACTTCCTGATGTCCCGCAGTCAGATCGAACGAGAGGCCAAAGGTGGCATTCCGGTTTACCGCCTGCTGCTGTACATACGCCAGGGCCATATATATCTCACGGGCTTTATTTTCCAATCCCATCTGGGATAGGGCTCCTGAGAAATGCGGCACTATCGCCGATAACAGAATAGCCAGAATGGACAATACCCACAGCAGTTCCAAAAGGGTAAAGCCATATGGATCCGATTTATGCATCATCAGATCGGTACATCCTTCAGGCACTCTCAATACTGGTCATAATCGGGATGATTGGCAATAAATTCACCGGTCTGGGCTACATACTTCCAGCCGGGACCATCAGCGGCCGCAGTTGCCGTCACTGTGCCGATGGTTGCGGTATCCTTATCAATCAGAACCTGATCAGCCTTGGTCGGATCCTGGGGAAAGGGATTTTGGGGAAATCCCTGCTTGAGATAGGGGCCATATTTATAGGTGCTGTCCTTAGTCGCGCTTACGTTTCCATTTTGATCCGTGTACTGCGTCAGGGTGGTCACAAAGTTATTGGGATCAGGATACTTGCCGCTATGCTGGACCTGGTAGAGCTCCAATGCTCCCCGGATAGTGTTCAGGTTGGATTTTAAGGCGGATATCTTGGCGTCATCACTTGAAGATGAAAATTGAGGGATAACCACGGCTGCCAGAATACCCAGAATAATGACTACCATCAACAGCTCGATCAAAGTAAAGCCATCATCGCTTCGCCAGAATCTGTTCCCTGAAGGCTTATCCTTCCTCATCATTATATTCCTCCTTAGGTATAATTAGGTTCACCTTACTGATTCTCTATTGCTCCACGTGGGCCTACAACATTGTGTGACTTCTTTCAGCAACCAAGCAGGTAATTGATGCTCACCTCCTCAATGTGCGCCGCTCGACAGGCGAAAGATAGGAATGATAATTGATAAGACAATAATTCCGACAATAATTCCCATAAAGATGATAATAATCGGTTCCAGGATCGCA from bacterium carries:
- a CDS encoding GspH/FimT family pseudopilin, translated to MMHKSDPYGFTLLELLWVLSILAILLSAIVPHFSGALSQMGLENKAREIYMALAYVQQQAVNRNATFGLSFDLTAGHQEVTCYRNIGYDAYGQPILDPNNVLRNPVTKKFYLIAVDQGEPSGDMRLTEADFGGNHWVEFNSLGEPNSQGRITLAGAGSSHAITVSQIGRLTFE
- a CDS encoding DNRLRE domain-containing protein; its protein translation is MKKKKSYLVRNKSGFALVMVMVTVLILELICFFLAQVRGVQTTIAFNRTQKLKSLYLAQAGLAHGLWQLQKDPDWRTQMTNIPLGGGTYTVSLSEDAPHQKILVTSQAAISETRSSAQRTVYWLTIQPPYTSDTQEADTYLKEGSPDSVYDDKAELLLDSEAAGGKRCRTLVRFNFSKRSIPPDARIVSSFFSMYLYDPPDGGFIPDVYRIHRVTQDWVPHETTWKERNKNTHLVWSTPGGAFDPGYEDSKIFTALGWQKWRTTGLTRYWMKYPAQNYGFILETDIREGNNEYTFRSSSYSDNPTLRPKLTVYYLDSRRP
- a CDS encoding prepilin-type N-terminal cleavage/methylation domain-containing protein; the protein is MHRGKDNSGLTLLELLMAMSIISILAGVTSRVLMTALEAWDYSRHQSEAIHSACWALDHITSRARASNRLLLPFRGADPNHPPEVLAFSAMIDTDGDGLVDEDQGADITADGAAGILGVDDDADGSVDESTANDDDEDGFYFFWWWQVNEDCMDGVDNNGDGFIDEDPPSDINDDGYPGIAGKDDDGDGSIDEGDYRDDDEDGQINEDPVEYWVYYLDPNSSLVERYGGGGQPVVLLERVTAFEVSRTESGSGRSGFSLVLGVSTPDGEDVRLRTMVYLKGITH
- a CDS encoding prepilin-type N-terminal cleavage/methylation domain-containing protein, with product MSSQCPCREQGFSLLEVVLAMAIVSLAMVPIAQNLSGSLKIGFDGKSAAQNCCLAQAKMEEILAQDFDLMASASGTQILGVSITWQVTVSLHDGDGDSNPDPDLKYISLQVGDVRLETLRFRML
- a CDS encoding type II secretion system protein, translating into MMRKDKPSGNRFWRSDDGFTLIELLMVVIILGILAAVVIPQFSSSSDDAKISALKSNLNTIRGALELYQVQHSGKYPDPNNFVTTLTQYTDQNGNVSATKDSTYKYGPYLKQGFPQNPFPQDPTKADQVLIDKDTATIGTVTATAAADGPGWKYVAQTGEFIANHPDYDQY
- a CDS encoding PilN domain-containing protein yields the protein MADIHQINLIPPEILEERMNRLRIRKWSILITCQVICFCLLGIFFYGYLRRLESRANMLRRSSREIKEGESRLVLAYENVRDLAQKRESLLGMVHNQRLTPVLLSLAEAMDPKTRLVGLWVERGKAIDRESTGGGGVTHNYYILKLSGISRSYQSLSNFLLHLQQNKSFQQIRLIKSDMDEKDRSLVGFEIALTYREIEQT
- the pilM gene encoding pilus assembly protein PilM, which produces MITRTVFSAIGLDMLPDRVRLLQLKCQGELLSIHEAAQAEVKGKGKEGMGLLDALRKVLSGRKLKGNHVMAALPGHMVTTIPIRFSLKEGEGIEQAILREAHNYLSFPLEKGVIDYLNLPLSDQRSSKAALLIASKREDIVNCLDLFKQAGLDASVIEPRYCSLFRTIQWARQGEPLKDQFIFSMEENLTMLMVIVDEQILVVREVAWGVNTIREKVGKALGLSGKKVDRILQQYGVDPGNPQDFSQEKAASFLLDDRELRQVISEVLSPILEDLCQEIQKVLSYCVSLVQQRVIDRALLLGEGARIRFLDRFVQQRTGIQVSTWPGVSILNELAEVPAFFEVALGLTLRGMKNRLPGRPAACPGGA
- the pilO gene encoding type 4a pilus biogenesis protein PilO — protein: MRLNQHQIDIVFAAAGTVIIIGYVLLFQRPVNRRLKALRSEIRTISVSDLSAEALKSKLNLLNEEKARLSQEIDALRVRYFQADPLWDLMQSLSRMAEEAGLTVILVHPQTKSETDQYQQGALLVRLSGDFLSFYRFLAMFEKSVPGIRTSSLKIEARPAAPQPAEALAMEAQQAEGCPGEMRAGEAQPGDSQYLEEVQFDLITMPPS